Proteins co-encoded in one Capnocytophaga ochracea DSM 7271 genomic window:
- the lpxD gene encoding UDP-3-O-(3-hydroxymyristoyl)glucosamine N-acyltransferase gives MKFTALQIANVLGGEVEGNPQIEVYKLSKIEEGSEGSISFLANPKYKHFIYTTQASIVIVNKDFEAEDKISATLVRVDDAYAAFTKLLEFYNQVKMNKVGIEQPSFIASSAKIGQNVYIGAFVYIGENVVISDNVKIYPNTYIGDNSSVGEGTTIFAGCKIYSETVIGKDCMLHSGVVLGADGFGFQPNEKGEFSRVPQIGNVVIEDSVDIGAETAIDRATLGSTIIHKGVKLDNQIHIAHNVEIGKNTVIAAQTGIAGSTKVGENCMIGGQVGIVGHLVIGNRVKIQAQTGVGRNLKDDEAIQGSPALGHAEYNKAYVIFRKLPNLLKRLEELEKKLK, from the coding sequence ATGAAATTTACAGCATTACAAATAGCCAATGTACTCGGCGGTGAAGTAGAAGGAAATCCCCAAATTGAAGTCTATAAACTTTCAAAAATTGAAGAGGGAAGTGAAGGGAGTATATCTTTTTTGGCAAACCCTAAATACAAACATTTTATCTATACTACTCAAGCATCTATAGTGATTGTAAATAAGGACTTTGAGGCTGAAGATAAAATATCAGCAACCTTAGTGAGAGTAGACGATGCTTATGCCGCTTTTACTAAACTCTTAGAATTTTACAATCAAGTGAAAATGAATAAAGTAGGTATAGAACAACCTTCGTTTATCGCTTCATCTGCTAAAATAGGACAAAATGTATATATAGGAGCTTTTGTGTATATTGGCGAAAATGTAGTGATAAGCGATAATGTGAAAATCTATCCTAACACTTACATAGGTGATAACTCATCAGTAGGTGAGGGGACTACTATTTTTGCAGGCTGTAAAATATATTCCGAAACTGTCATAGGTAAAGATTGTATGCTCCACAGTGGAGTAGTATTAGGGGCTGACGGATTTGGGTTCCAGCCTAATGAAAAAGGAGAGTTCAGCAGAGTACCACAGATAGGTAATGTCGTGATTGAAGATTCTGTAGATATAGGTGCAGAAACAGCTATAGATCGTGCAACTTTAGGTTCTACTATCATTCATAAGGGAGTAAAGTTAGACAACCAAATACATATTGCCCACAATGTAGAAATAGGTAAAAATACAGTGATTGCTGCCCAAACAGGTATTGCTGGCTCAACTAAAGTAGGCGAAAATTGTATGATAGGGGGTCAAGTGGGAATCGTAGGTCACTTAGTAATAGGCAATCGCGTGAAAATACAAGCCCAAACAGGGGTAGGTCGTAATCTTAAAGACGACGAAGCGATACAAGGCTCTCCCGCTTTGGGGCACGCCGAATACAACAAAGCTTATGTCATTTTTAGAAAATTACCTAACTTGCTTAAACGCTTAGAAGAATTAGAAAAAAAATTAAAATAA
- a CDS encoding bifunctional UDP-3-O-[3-hydroxymyristoyl] N-acetylglucosamine deacetylase/3-hydroxyacyl-ACP dehydratase produces the protein MVKQNTLSKEITLEGIGLHTGKQVKMVLKPAPVGNGFTFVRTDLEGNPVVEADATYVASTERGTVLEKKGVKIQTCEHILAALVGMDLDNVIIELNSSEPPIMDGSSKYFVEAIEKAGITPQDAERDEYIVKQVITYVNEETGSEITLIPAEEYQVTTMVDFGTKILGTQNAYLNKLSEFKTEIADARTFSFLHELEALLDHGLIKGGDLNNAIVYVDKEISDSTMQKLKKIFNKDNISVKPNGVLDNLTLHYPNEAARHKLLDVIGDLALVGTRIRGKVIATKPGHFTNTQFAKKLSKIIKNERRNNVPSIDINQPPLLNTTDIMKLLPHRSPFLLVDKIFELSDKHVVGLKNVTMDEPFFVGHFPGAPVMPGVLQIEAMAQTGGVLILSTVPDPENYLTYFMKIDNVKFKVQVVPGDTLIFKLELLTPIRRGICHMQAYAYVNGKLATEAELMAQIVKVK, from the coding sequence ATGGTAAAGCAAAATACTTTATCCAAAGAAATTACCTTAGAAGGTATTGGGTTACATACTGGTAAACAAGTAAAAATGGTGCTCAAACCTGCACCAGTAGGCAATGGTTTTACCTTTGTACGTACCGATTTAGAAGGAAACCCCGTTGTCGAAGCGGATGCTACCTATGTAGCAAGTACTGAACGTGGTACAGTCTTAGAAAAAAAAGGGGTGAAAATCCAAACTTGTGAGCACATCTTAGCAGCGCTCGTCGGTATGGATTTGGATAATGTGATTATTGAGCTCAACTCCTCTGAACCTCCTATTATGGATGGTTCTTCTAAATATTTTGTAGAAGCTATTGAAAAAGCGGGTATCACTCCTCAAGATGCAGAGCGTGATGAATATATAGTAAAACAAGTGATTACCTACGTAAATGAAGAAACAGGTAGTGAGATTACTCTCATTCCTGCCGAGGAATACCAAGTGACTACAATGGTAGATTTTGGTACTAAGATTTTGGGCACTCAAAATGCTTACCTCAATAAACTTTCCGAATTTAAAACCGAAATAGCTGATGCTCGTACTTTTAGTTTCTTGCACGAGCTCGAAGCTTTACTTGATCACGGTTTGATTAAAGGAGGAGATTTGAATAATGCTATCGTATATGTAGATAAAGAAATTTCTGATAGTACGATGCAGAAACTTAAAAAGATTTTCAACAAAGATAATATTTCAGTGAAACCTAATGGAGTGCTTGATAATCTTACTTTGCATTACCCTAACGAAGCTGCTCGCCATAAACTATTGGATGTAATAGGCGATTTGGCATTGGTAGGTACACGCATTCGTGGTAAAGTAATTGCTACTAAACCTGGACACTTCACCAATACCCAATTTGCTAAAAAACTTTCTAAGATTATAAAAAATGAACGTCGTAACAACGTTCCTTCTATAGATATTAATCAACCACCGTTGCTCAACACTACCGATATAATGAAGTTGTTACCTCACCGTTCACCATTCTTGTTGGTAGATAAAATCTTTGAACTTTCTGATAAACACGTTGTAGGTTTAAAGAATGTAACAATGGATGAACCTTTCTTCGTAGGGCACTTCCCAGGGGCTCCTGTAATGCCTGGTGTACTCCAAATAGAAGCAATGGCACAAACAGGAGGCGTATTGATACTCAGTACCGTCCCCGACCCCGAAAATTACCTCACTTATTTTATGAAAATAGACAATGTGAAGTTCAAGGTACAAGTAGTGCCAGGGGATACCCTTATATTCAAGTTAGAATTGCTAACGCCTATTCGCCGTGGTATTTGCCATATGCAAGCTTACGCTTATGTGAACGGAAAGTTGGCTACTGAAGCTGAGCTAATGGCTCAAATTGTTAAAGTAAAATAA
- the lpxA gene encoding acyl-ACP--UDP-N-acetylglucosamine O-acyltransferase — protein sequence MIQPLAYVHPDAKIAKNVVIEPFTTISKNVEIGEGTWIGPNVTIMEGARIGKNCKIFPGAVISAIPQDLKYKGEETTTHIGNNTTIRECVTINKGTVDRMRTVVGNNCLIMAYSHIAHDCIVGDNCIFSNGTTLAGHVTVGDCAVMAGMTAVYQFCSIGSYAFVTGGSLVGKDVPPYVKAARNPLSYVGVNSIGLHRRGFTTEKIREIQDIYRVLFQKKLSTSHALDYIEAEMEATVERDEILQFVRRSQHGIMKGYHGELIKE from the coding sequence ATGATTCAACCTTTGGCTTATGTCCACCCCGATGCCAAAATCGCTAAAAATGTAGTGATAGAGCCTTTTACTACTATCAGTAAAAATGTAGAAATAGGTGAGGGCACTTGGATAGGACCTAACGTAACCATTATGGAGGGAGCGCGTATAGGGAAGAACTGCAAAATTTTTCCTGGAGCTGTAATTTCAGCTATTCCACAAGATCTCAAGTATAAAGGTGAAGAAACCACTACTCACATAGGCAATAATACTACTATCAGAGAGTGTGTAACCATCAATAAAGGTACTGTCGACCGTATGAGAACTGTAGTAGGCAACAATTGCTTGATAATGGCTTACTCTCATATCGCTCACGATTGTATTGTGGGGGACAACTGTATTTTCTCTAATGGTACTACTCTTGCAGGACACGTAACTGTAGGTGATTGTGCTGTGATGGCAGGAATGACTGCTGTTTATCAGTTTTGTTCTATAGGGAGTTATGCTTTTGTAACAGGAGGTTCGCTCGTAGGTAAAGATGTTCCCCCTTATGTAAAGGCCGCGCGCAACCCACTTTCTTATGTAGGGGTGAATTCTATAGGGTTACATCGTCGTGGATTTACTACTGAGAAAATACGTGAGATACAAGATATTTACCGTGTACTTTTCCAAAAGAAACTCAGTACCTCTCACGCTTTGGACTATATAGAAGCTGAAATGGAAGCCACTGTAGAACGCGATGAGATATTGCAATTCGTGCGTCGCTCACAGCACGGTATTATGAAAGGCTATCACGGTGAATTAATAAAAGAGTAA
- the efp gene encoding elongation factor P, which yields MATTADIKKGLCIRFNHDIYKIIEFLHVKPGKGPAFVRTKLKSVTTGKILDNTFSAGHKIEDVRVETRSFQYLYAEGDEFVFMNNDDFNQVHIRKDMLDYPDLLKEGETVMVIFNAEDETPLSVEMPANVILTVTHVEPGVKGNTATNATKPATVETGATVNVPLFINEGDRIKVETEKGTYVERMKD from the coding sequence ATGGCAACAACCGCAGACATTAAAAAAGGATTATGCATTCGCTTCAATCACGATATCTACAAAATTATTGAATTTCTACACGTAAAACCAGGTAAAGGGCCTGCTTTTGTACGTACTAAACTCAAAAGTGTTACCACAGGTAAAATTCTTGACAACACTTTCTCTGCTGGTCACAAAATTGAAGATGTACGTGTCGAAACTCGTTCTTTCCAATATTTGTATGCCGAAGGCGATGAGTTCGTATTTATGAACAACGACGACTTCAACCAAGTGCATATTCGTAAAGATATGCTCGATTACCCCGATTTGCTTAAAGAAGGAGAAACCGTGATGGTGATCTTCAATGCCGAAGACGAAACACCGCTTTCAGTAGAAATGCCTGCCAATGTCATCCTTACCGTTACACACGTAGAACCAGGAGTAAAAGGTAATACAGCTACTAATGCTACCAAACCTGCTACTGTTGAAACAGGAGCTACCGTGAATGTACCTCTTTTTATCAACGAAGGTGACCGCATTAAGGTAGAAACTGAAAAAGGTACTTATGTCGAAAGAATGAAAGACTAA
- a CDS encoding UDP-3-O-(3-hydroxymyristoyl)glucosamine N-acyltransferase, with amino-acid sequence MRFSQPYTLKQIATIINAKYVGAEDFPVLGMNEIHVVQAGDIVFVDHPKYYEKALHSKATIVLINKEVECPEGKALLISDDPFRDFNKLTDFFKPFQNATALIAPSARIGENTVVQPGAFVGNNVVIGNNCRIHSNVSIYDDCVIGDNVTIHAGTVLGADAFYYKKRPEGFDKLKSGGRVVIEDNVDLGALCTIDRGVTGDTTIKKGTKIDNQVHIGHDTVVGEKCLIASQTGIAGCVVIENEVTIWGQVGMTSGITIGEKAVILAQSGISKSLEGGQTYFGYPAGEAREKYKEMSALKQLINCK; translated from the coding sequence ATGCGTTTCTCACAGCCTTATACCCTTAAACAAATAGCTACTATCATCAATGCGAAATACGTAGGTGCAGAAGATTTTCCCGTACTTGGAATGAACGAAATTCACGTGGTACAAGCAGGTGATATAGTCTTTGTGGATCATCCTAAGTATTACGAGAAAGCATTACATTCTAAGGCTACTATTGTACTGATTAATAAAGAAGTCGAGTGCCCTGAAGGGAAGGCCCTTTTAATATCTGATGACCCTTTTCGCGATTTCAACAAACTTACTGACTTTTTTAAACCCTTTCAAAATGCAACTGCACTTATAGCTCCTTCAGCACGTATAGGTGAAAATACAGTAGTGCAGCCAGGTGCTTTTGTTGGTAATAATGTAGTAATAGGTAACAACTGCCGGATTCATTCTAATGTGAGTATCTACGACGATTGTGTGATAGGTGATAACGTAACTATTCACGCCGGCACAGTGCTCGGAGCAGATGCTTTTTATTACAAAAAACGTCCCGAAGGTTTTGATAAGCTCAAGTCCGGTGGTCGTGTAGTAATTGAGGATAATGTCGATTTAGGAGCTCTTTGTACTATTGATAGAGGAGTAACAGGTGATACCACTATCAAAAAAGGAACTAAGATAGACAATCAAGTGCATATAGGTCATGATACAGTAGTAGGAGAGAAGTGCCTCATTGCTTCACAAACAGGAATTGCTGGTTGTGTGGTAATAGAAAATGAAGTAACCATTTGGGGACAAGTAGGGATGACTAGCGGTATCACCATAGGTGAGAAAGCAGTAATTTTAGCCCAAAGTGGTATTTCTAAATCCTTAGAGGGTGGACAAACTTACTTTGGTTATCCTGCTGGTGAAGCTCGTGAGAAATATAAAGAAATGAGTGCACTCAAACAGCTTATCAATTGTAAATAA
- the ccsA gene encoding cytochrome c biogenesis protein CcsA, with protein MAILFIAFAIAMAVGTFVENSYDTDTARIWVYNTWWFEAIMGLFVVNFIGNIPRYRLLKKENWAVLVLHLSWVFIIIGAGVTRYFGNEGMISLREGETTNTYLSDRTYITAMVDGNYQGALLRKKKQKEALFSPYTSNHYKWSSDFKGKPFSITYKSFKRIGKEMNALVLEVVSGNQRKEVIVMGKRGVQHPPTSIDLNGLQFHLSYGAREEKLPFSLTLNDFIAEKYPGTENSYASFKSKVTVSGGGESFPYDIEMNHILNYQGYRLFQSSFHPDEQGTILSVNRDFWGTLITYVGYILLFGSLLAFMFVGKSRFRKLNQQLKDLQAKRFAIVLALCFGSLATAQTPMVVPNKAHAEKFGAMLIQDDGRFKPVNTFSSELLRKLSKHDTYKGLTSDQVLLSMFLSPQAWYESDIIYVKKANDSLHRFLGVPEGTKWVKPKDFFDAKGQYKLAPLLKDIYNTNTPNQFQKDFKEVDQRIGLLNRALQGDIFKVFPVPNDPNYKWISHLDYINDTLQITDPLYKQFVKNALPAYLILLQQATETGDYSKADKVLNNIKLQQEFYSAEVLPSPAKVQTELWYNRINIFEQLFQAYLYLGTVLFIVLLWHIFMPKQFFRRLTQIGIALLWLCFILHTVGLIVRWYLSGHAPFSDAYESMIYVGWSAIGVGLFFSRRSPLTVAATAFVTAMILMIAHWNWMDPAIGTLQPVLNSYWLMLHVAVIVGSYGPFALGMLLGVINLLLMIVTTRKNAYKINLIQQELTIVNELALTVGLVMLTIGNFLGGMWANESWGRYWGWDPKETWALISIMVYALVIHLRLIPHWRGRWAFNFLSIIAFGSILMTYFGVNFYLTGMHSYATGDKIITPTFVYYAVGIVLLLGLVSYLRVKNTS; from the coding sequence ATGGCAATTCTCTTCATTGCTTTTGCTATAGCTATGGCAGTAGGAACTTTTGTAGAAAATAGCTATGATACCGATACCGCCCGTATTTGGGTGTATAACACTTGGTGGTTTGAGGCGATAATGGGGCTTTTTGTGGTAAATTTTATAGGGAATATCCCTCGCTATCGATTGCTCAAAAAAGAGAATTGGGCAGTGCTGGTGTTGCACCTCTCGTGGGTGTTTATCATCATAGGGGCTGGGGTTACGCGCTACTTTGGCAATGAAGGTATGATTTCTCTACGCGAAGGAGAAACTACAAATACTTACCTCTCCGACCGCACTTATATCACTGCAATGGTAGATGGCAATTATCAAGGAGCTCTCTTGCGTAAAAAGAAACAAAAAGAGGCGCTTTTCTCGCCTTATACATCTAATCATTACAAGTGGTCGTCCGACTTTAAAGGCAAACCTTTTAGCATTACGTATAAATCATTTAAACGCATAGGCAAGGAGATGAATGCCTTAGTATTAGAGGTTGTTTCAGGTAATCAGCGCAAGGAAGTAATCGTAATGGGCAAACGTGGCGTACAGCACCCTCCTACCTCTATAGATTTGAACGGCTTGCAGTTTCACCTAAGCTATGGAGCACGCGAAGAAAAATTGCCTTTTAGTCTTACCCTCAACGATTTTATAGCCGAAAAATACCCTGGTACCGAGAATAGTTACGCTTCCTTTAAAAGCAAAGTAACCGTGAGTGGGGGAGGGGAGAGCTTTCCTTATGATATTGAGATGAATCATATTCTCAATTATCAAGGTTATCGCTTGTTCCAATCTTCTTTTCACCCCGATGAACAAGGTACTATACTCTCGGTAAATCGTGACTTTTGGGGTACCCTTATCACTTACGTAGGTTATATACTGCTCTTCGGCAGTTTGCTGGCATTTATGTTTGTAGGCAAATCCCGATTTAGAAAACTCAATCAGCAACTTAAAGACCTACAAGCCAAAAGGTTTGCAATCGTTTTGGCATTATGTTTTGGATCTTTGGCTACTGCCCAAACCCCTATGGTAGTACCCAACAAAGCGCACGCTGAAAAGTTTGGTGCAATGCTCATTCAAGATGATGGGCGTTTTAAGCCCGTGAATACCTTCTCTTCAGAACTCTTACGCAAACTTAGTAAACACGATACTTATAAAGGGCTCACTTCCGATCAAGTCTTGCTTTCTATGTTCCTCAGTCCGCAAGCGTGGTATGAGTCAGACATTATCTATGTGAAGAAAGCTAATGACAGTTTGCATCGTTTTTTGGGAGTTCCCGAAGGAACCAAATGGGTAAAGCCTAAAGATTTTTTTGATGCAAAAGGACAGTACAAGCTCGCCCCTTTATTGAAAGATATTTACAACACAAATACTCCTAACCAATTTCAAAAAGATTTTAAGGAAGTAGACCAACGTATTGGCTTGCTCAACAGAGCGTTACAAGGCGATATCTTTAAGGTCTTCCCTGTGCCTAATGACCCTAATTATAAGTGGATTTCGCACTTAGATTACATAAACGACACCCTACAAATCACCGACCCACTTTACAAACAATTTGTAAAAAATGCACTGCCAGCTTACCTTATTTTGCTACAACAAGCCACTGAAACAGGCGATTATAGCAAAGCCGACAAGGTGCTCAACAATATCAAACTACAACAAGAGTTTTACTCGGCTGAGGTATTGCCTTCACCTGCCAAAGTACAAACTGAATTGTGGTACAATCGCATCAATATTTTTGAACAACTCTTTCAAGCATATTTGTATCTTGGCACAGTGTTATTTATAGTACTATTATGGCATATTTTTATGCCAAAACAATTTTTTAGAAGACTTACCCAAATAGGTATAGCCTTGCTGTGGCTCTGTTTTATCCTGCATACTGTGGGACTTATTGTTCGTTGGTATCTTTCAGGTCACGCACCTTTTAGCGATGCTTATGAGAGTATGATATATGTAGGATGGTCGGCTATTGGGGTAGGACTTTTCTTTTCGCGACGTTCCCCCCTCACGGTTGCTGCTACCGCTTTTGTAACCGCTATGATACTGATGATCGCTCACTGGAATTGGATGGATCCTGCTATTGGAACCCTCCAACCCGTACTCAATAGCTATTGGCTGATGCTACACGTTGCCGTGATTGTAGGTAGTTATGGACCTTTTGCCTTAGGAATGCTCTTAGGTGTTATCAACCTCCTACTGATGATAGTTACTACCCGCAAGAATGCTTATAAAATCAATCTTATACAACAAGAACTCACTATCGTAAACGAATTAGCTCTTACAGTGGGACTTGTGATGCTAACTATAGGCAACTTTTTAGGAGGTATGTGGGCAAACGAAAGTTGGGGACGTTATTGGGGGTGGGATCCAAAAGAAACTTGGGCATTGATTAGCATTATGGTTTATGCCTTAGTAATACACCTACGCTTGATACCCCATTGGCGCGGACGATGGGCGTTCAATTTTTTGAGTATCATTGCCTTTGGCAGTATCCTAATGACTTATTTTGGTGTGAATTTTTACCTTACAGGTATGCACAGCTATGCTACAGGCGATAAAATTATCACCCCTACTTTTGTGTATTATGCTGTGGGTATAGTGCTGTTGTTAGGATTGGTATCGTATTTGAGAGTGAAAAATACATCATGA
- a CDS encoding beta-ketoacyl synthase chain length factor: MKSYINGIACISAQTTFLTPHFLNEALKVTPEEVSYAQEPSYKEYIAPNASRRMAKGVKMAIATAAEALKEAHITTPDAILVGTGMGCLQDSEKFLRALINDNEEHLTPTAFIQSTHNTVAGQIALLLHCKGENFTYVNGAVSFESALLDAKMQMEQNTINTALVGGVDEHSPHTLYLYDLVGLDQKGEGASFFALSAEATPNTYGELVDVALYNELTSEQQQTALNDFLSRHHLSLSNIDLILTGEVENRSWQRPTLHYKTLSSEYYTASAFGLWFACQVLQKQTLPAICELALPTPIQHILLVNSYRGKDFSFVLLKK, translated from the coding sequence ATGAAGTCTTATATCAACGGAATAGCCTGTATCTCGGCTCAAACTACTTTCTTAACTCCTCATTTTCTCAATGAAGCCCTAAAAGTTACTCCAGAGGAAGTGAGTTACGCTCAAGAACCTTCTTATAAAGAATATATTGCCCCTAATGCCAGTCGTCGTATGGCTAAAGGCGTAAAAATGGCTATAGCTACTGCTGCTGAAGCTCTAAAAGAAGCGCATATTACTACCCCCGATGCTATTTTGGTGGGTACCGGTATGGGGTGCCTACAAGATTCTGAAAAATTCCTTAGAGCGCTTATCAACGACAACGAGGAACACCTTACCCCCACGGCTTTTATACAATCTACCCACAATACTGTTGCCGGTCAGATAGCCCTTTTGTTACACTGCAAAGGAGAAAACTTTACCTATGTAAATGGGGCTGTATCATTTGAATCAGCTTTATTAGATGCTAAAATGCAAATGGAGCAAAATACTATCAATACTGCTTTGGTAGGAGGTGTAGATGAACACAGTCCGCACACTTTGTATTTATATGATTTAGTAGGGCTTGACCAAAAGGGAGAAGGCGCAAGTTTCTTTGCTTTATCAGCAGAGGCTACTCCTAATACCTATGGAGAACTTGTGGATGTGGCTTTGTACAATGAACTCACCTCTGAGCAACAACAAACAGCCCTTAACGACTTTCTTTCTCGCCACCATCTTTCTCTTTCTAATATAGATTTGATACTTACTGGTGAAGTTGAAAACCGTTCTTGGCAACGCCCTACCTTGCATTACAAAACTCTGAGTAGCGAGTATTACACAGCTTCAGCCTTTGGACTTTGGTTTGCTTGCCAAGTACTACAAAAGCAAACCCTTCCCGCCATTTGTGAGCTTGCCCTCCCTACCCCCATACAACATATTTTATTAGTAAATTCATATAGAGGCAAAGATTTCAGTTTTGTACTGTTAAAAAAATAA
- a CDS encoding polysaccharide deacetylase family protein has protein sequence MNKHLFIIAIFVATLVTAFIQNAPWWVYVLLIVLFLGITSWGVFDIRLSYFVKTQYFLKGRPAKTIALTFDDGPSELTPQFLDLLQQYNAKAVFFCVGEQIQKYPEVVKRMQAEGHLVANHTFTHQPKNILHAKAFANEIRHTDEALAHLDIVTPYFRPPYGITSPPVARAIRATAKKTIGWDIRSLDTVIHNEDKLFHRIVRKLTNGNIILMHDRLPHTLNVLERLLQYLKENNYTITNNLE, from the coding sequence TTGAACAAACATCTTTTTATAATTGCAATATTTGTAGCTACTCTTGTAACAGCATTTATACAAAATGCTCCTTGGTGGGTATATGTGTTATTAATAGTGTTGTTTTTAGGCATTACCTCTTGGGGCGTATTCGATATCCGCCTCTCTTATTTTGTTAAAACACAATACTTCTTAAAGGGGCGTCCAGCAAAAACAATAGCACTAACTTTTGATGATGGTCCCTCAGAACTTACACCACAATTCTTAGACCTTTTGCAGCAATACAATGCCAAAGCAGTCTTTTTTTGTGTAGGCGAACAAATACAAAAGTATCCAGAGGTCGTCAAACGTATGCAGGCAGAAGGTCATTTAGTGGCAAACCATACTTTTACACATCAGCCTAAAAATATTCTGCACGCAAAAGCTTTTGCCAACGAAATTCGCCATACCGATGAAGCATTGGCGCACTTGGATATCGTTACCCCATATTTCCGACCTCCATACGGAATCACCTCACCGCCGGTTGCTAGAGCGATTAGGGCAACAGCTAAAAAAACTATAGGCTGGGATATACGTTCATTAGACACCGTGATACATAATGAGGATAAGCTCTTTCATCGCATCGTTCGCAAGCTCACCAATGGCAATATCATCTTAATGCACGACCGCCTGCCTCATACCCTCAACGTTTTGGAACGCTTATTGCAGTACCTCAAAGAAAATAACTATACAATTACAAACAATTTAGAATGA
- a CDS encoding LolA family protein yields the protein MKKLLIFLISVAPLTISAQALTEVQIRDFKTQTIAKNKVIQTMQADFIQKKHLDFMSKDIETFGKMAFAKPDKLNWQYTKPYQYRIVFQKDKITVNDAGNISQMKADNKVFKKINNLIVSSISGDMFNEKEFAMTFAKSGKSILVKLLPKDKTLLKYVSEIHLYFDVDSVVERVKLIEPSKDYAEILFSNKKLNTKIDEANFKM from the coding sequence ATGAAAAAACTCTTAATATTCCTTATTTCTGTTGCACCTTTAACAATCAGTGCCCAAGCCCTTACCGAAGTCCAAATACGCGACTTCAAAACTCAAACTATTGCTAAAAACAAGGTAATTCAAACAATGCAAGCGGATTTTATTCAGAAAAAACACTTAGATTTTATGAGTAAAGATATTGAGACTTTTGGAAAAATGGCATTCGCTAAACCAGATAAATTGAATTGGCAATATACAAAACCTTACCAGTATCGGATTGTTTTTCAGAAAGATAAAATTACAGTAAACGATGCAGGTAATATCTCACAGATGAAGGCCGATAATAAAGTCTTCAAAAAAATAAATAACCTCATTGTGAGTTCTATCAGTGGCGATATGTTCAACGAGAAAGAATTTGCTATGACCTTTGCCAAATCGGGCAAAAGTATATTGGTAAAACTATTGCCCAAGGATAAGACGCTTTTGAAATACGTGAGTGAAATTCATCTGTATTTTGATGTTGATAGTGTCGTGGAACGTGTAAAACTCATAGAACCCTCGAAAGACTACGCCGAAATCTTATTCAGCAATAAAAAACTAAATACAAAAATTGATGAAGCAAATTTTAAAATGTAG
- a CDS encoding DUF3261 domain-containing protein has product MKQILKCSLFAILLSLSSCSPSYKLPTEYQLVATNKTIITNPHIRVGEEYLYRATITAYGHTFSGLLAAKIAADNTWRVALTTDFGNTLFDFENQKGKIKTNYVIPSLNKKIIIRTLTTDFKHLLKTHWQVTQKYTNGTIEVQQSKDGNDAVYLFTSGTNLFKQLNMQGKKLYTTFTYNTNNITIEHHSFTIKIVLEPLIINH; this is encoded by the coding sequence ATGAAGCAAATTTTAAAATGTAGTTTGTTTGCTATATTGCTTAGCCTTAGCAGCTGCTCACCTTCTTATAAGCTCCCTACCGAATATCAGTTAGTTGCTACAAATAAAACAATTATTACAAATCCTCACATAAGGGTAGGGGAGGAGTACCTCTATCGCGCTACCATTACCGCTTATGGACATACTTTTAGCGGACTTTTAGCAGCTAAAATTGCAGCAGATAATACTTGGCGAGTAGCCCTTACAACTGATTTTGGGAATACACTTTTCGATTTTGAAAACCAAAAAGGAAAGATAAAAACTAACTATGTAATTCCCAGCTTGAATAAGAAAATAATAATCCGCACCCTCACCACCGACTTTAAGCACCTTCTTAAAACCCATTGGCAGGTTACTCAAAAATACACCAATGGTACTATCGAAGTGCAACAGAGCAAAGATGGGAATGATGCTGTTTATTTGTTTACTTCAGGAACCAACCTCTTCAAACAGCTCAATATGCAAGGTAAGAAGTTATACACTACTTTTACCTATAATACCAACAACATAACCATAGAACATCACTCTTTTACTATTAAAATAGTTTTAGAACCCTTAATTATAAATCATTAA